Proteins from a genomic interval of Acanthopagrus latus isolate v.2019 chromosome 7, fAcaLat1.1, whole genome shotgun sequence:
- the LOC119022293 gene encoding complement receptor type 1-like has protein sequence MKPVVGNILILSFTLLASAAQPPKKCGAPVVYPHTKLASKYSGRQHFNIGEKIYYDCADDFTASSRSIRAVQCLQGGWSRLNLKCEKRSCGNAGELANGEFHYEGDSLIGEKVYAVCNEGYTVKGLNYMVCKRAGWSGDVPICEEGRPTCSPPVVVNAVSSRGDVSVHQVGDSVTFTCSRGFQLDGAQQITCGAGGQWQPEPPRCLPSPETTRSPAETVSPARPLLPAEPLLPAKPLLPAEPLLPAKPLLPAKPLLPAKPLLPAKDSESAGGCGVPVASSSSHTSLADKYILRTSFGSDERVQYVCVVGYIQAGGSRYRTCRRGQWTPLRLRCERKPCGSAGEILNGWFDYSGVEFGDTATAVCDEGYNLVGKATRTCTSKGWDGRIPVCEAVQCDEPPQVMNADMRGPHEPPYSYRTVVRYQCRAGTLSGSSEIWCTEDGTWSSPPTCKEMTCPPPRVPRGSWAGAHNGLYQFRDTISIECEKPYKRTGPRVVTCGSDGQWSPGLPKCLSLGPRTYRYKPTG, from the exons ATGAAGCCCGTCGTGGGGAACATCCTGATTTTATCGTTCACTTTACTCGCTTCAg CGGCTCAGCCGCCCAAGAAGTGCGGCGCACCGGTCGTGTACCCGCACACCAAGCTGGCCAGCAAATACAGCGGCAGGCAGCACTTCAACATCGGGGAGAAGATTTATTATGACTGCGCAGACGACTTCACCGCCTCCTCCAGATCCATTCGAGCGGTGCAGTGTCTTCAGGGAGGCTGGAGCAGACTGAACTTAAAGTGCGAAA AGAGATCATGTGGCAACGCCGGGGAGCTGGCCAACGGAGAGTTCCACTATGAAGGGGACTCGCTGATTGGGGAGAAAGTTTATGCCGTATGCAACGAGGG ATACACGGTGAAGGGACTTAACTACATGGTCTGCAAGAGGGCTGGCTGGAGCGGCGACGTCCCAATTTGTGAAG AGGGTCGGCCCACCTGCTCCCCCCCTGTGGTGGTCAACGCTGTGAGCAGCCGCGGAGACGTCTCTGTGCACCAGGTGGGCGACAGCGTGACCTTCACCTGCAGTCGGGGCTTCCAGCTGGACGGAGCACAGCAGATCACGTGTGGCGCCGGTGGCCAGTGGCAGCCTGAACCCCCTCGGTGCCTGCCTTCACCTGAAACGACCCGGTCACCTGCTGAAACTGTGTCACCCGCTAGACCTCTGTTACCTGCTGAACCTCTGTTACCTGCCAAACCTCTGTTACCTGCTGAACCTCTGTTACCTGCCAAACCTCTGTTACCTGCCAAACCTCTGTTACCTGCCAAACCTCTGTTACCTGCTAAAGACAGCGAGTCAGCAGGTGGATGTGGCGTGCCAGttgccagcagcagctcccacaCCAGCCTGGCAGACAAATACATCCTGAGGACATCTTTTGGGTCCGATGAGCGAGTCCAGTACGTGTGTGTCGTCGGATACATCCAGGCAGGCGGCAGCAGGTATCGCACGTGTAGAAGAGGGCAGTGGACGCCGCTGCGGCTGAGATGTGAAC GGAAGCCATGCGGCTCAGCAGGAGAGATCCTAAATGGCTGGTTTGATTACAGCGGAGTCGAGTTTGGAGACACGGCTACAGCCGTCTGTGACGAGGG GTATAATCTCGTGGGAAAGGCAACCAGAACCTGCACGAGTAAAGGCTGGGATGGCCGCATTCCTGTCTGTGAAG CTGTGCAGTGTGATGAGCCTCCACAAGTGATGAATGCAGATATGAGAGGCCCCCACGAGCCGCCTTACTCGTACAGGACTGTTGTCCGCTATCAGTGTCGTGCGGGAACCCTCAGCGGATCAAGTGAGATTTGGTGTACCGAGGACGGGACATGGAGTTCTCCTCCTACATGCAAAG AAATGACATGTCCACCTCCAAGAGTGCCCAGGGGCTCCTGGGCAGGAGCTCATAATGGGCTGTATCAATTCAGGGACACCATATCCATCGAGTGTGAAAAGCCTTACAAGAGGACCGGCCCAAGAGTGGTTACCTGTGGGAGTGATGGCCAGTGGTCCCCTGGCCTCCCAAAATGTTTAAGCCTAG gaCCTCGCACATACAGGTACAAGCCAACCGGGTAG